One region of Lytechinus pictus isolate F3 Inbred chromosome 8, Lp3.0, whole genome shotgun sequence genomic DNA includes:
- the LOC129267224 gene encoding multiple epidermal growth factor-like domains protein 8, producing the protein MKLNKSLSFRLALTLTPPLSLFLPLSLFHSLSLYPSSLCLCLSITGFDLNNQLDDLIQYSFETDEWTQITPNGSVKPSGRYRHTMELYENHLLVFGGILTNGSWSNELWSFDLATLSWELLPSGTDSVPPGLAHHSSCIVEYSYLVVIGGASEDGTFLGTIYKYDLQLLQGWEEITPRGGLEREVRLRDHSSVYHYDTKSIIVFGGLKSPQTHNTLVSSRINTVYAFQFEDRYWTKLASSGSVRARSYHTANIIGNYMVVYGGNVHHHLSNTGGFVVVEDYGDHEKCFEDGIELYHLGCHKWISFSEMAGDFQEPGPYNPHTVTKGRFAHSAVVRDQTTLVVIGGFNGVTQSDVFAVKMPGTVSINPATANQSLNPCGSHKSENNCTLDPACGWCPQSSTCLGFSDSQSCSGTLLQPECPGICSALITCEACMLWGQGAQTATFDPEVTHVNEQCGWCVQDRACYSLSAPSGTCDPSAGDSGAWWGPSSTFIASFDQCKTADFPPGITMMRYTHPQNLSYPDQVSIITTTQQTVSYYPVLQSSEVSAGGYYTVVFKGFLYPQGATSPSVWIKATRAEATLTMSTDENPSNAVKVAERALSSTNESPILAKRTPTTDPIFPDTSPGTKYYTIMEERKEITSNMQYISSAMELRWNGYVPSGLTYHSFTSDYLQPYKSDSCTNYSTCRGCLTDAACGWCPVSDTCELRDGPTLSMDRCGTSSRPIEHYLVLDVDNCGNCSQHWNCDLCTSDPLCEWMNADVSCTRRGRFDHALKDPGECPPKCQEITDCKSCIDIKNCAWCADTMTCLHFPTYISSFIHGECSHWFDQEDSVCPSCSAHQNCPDCLDTFQCGWCGNTNDPDIGVCQSGDFNGPYSTMNCSASVSEAHETSILSPADWSYEQCPDVDECRLDRHDCHANATCTNTYEGFDCRCNYGFKGDGRISCNSTCFHTCEFGYCSGSPDFECICDLGWTGVSCNISCGCNNHSTCVNGVGLCDQCQEWSTGSHCQYCLPGSYGDATSPTGCVECDCHGHGNASLGNCDGSTGVCYCTGNTLGDYCETCEEGFFGEPQNGGKCYQKCNGRSILTNVHSSRLGSFEGLGVQDPNHGYCLWVLTTFDSLVQASGALSSPGAITLTVDTLDVECGRDYVHVYDGIPQHLWENFGVSMESQEIGAYCGHSSSSDITTTSYSGVMTIAFQANVSATSPTQGFTAVYDVRTCQEDCDGNWHCANEDEDEVEDDQVCECRAGFTGDDCEEEICPDDCGLLEGRGMCNDHLLLCICNEGYSGAACDIVTAPSKSDSKAVWSLLYDANRLSSNSNVGPTSRMGHTMVADGDGKFWLFGGYSQDNQRLNDVWSYDPSSSQWTHHSTGNALAPSARNYHAASYVAPDKMIISGGLSDSEVLSDWWMFSLTHHTWSDISNPIDDLEIAGHTMTMVDDRTLIVIGGYSPTLGLMSEIIHFDTNTLTGHFKSSQGTPPTGIFGHSAVWHNETNTIYVFGGYRFHLQALAISDKLYAYHAPSAGWSILPSEGYKPEARMYHSAVTFSNYMLVLGGFAEGEELNDNVLVYHYSCNKWQSLDGQGWSTGAQPRALHSHAATTKDDTVYLFGGYDGSTYGSMNTADMPSDLCNLHTTSEGCLSSPGCSACVMSNSTLVACFSYDDDSSSSCESPNQLLNGTLCNNALIEGRNCSKLTICSECVTVYPSHLSAQQTCKWCYNCPDGACIPTAANCMEEHNCQVETQKEIHDRSQCSETNCEASDCTKCTTGNSACVWTRQFKRSSETRRLLNYRPIYDWNCFSNHLLTVAPHHYNISAIPPLSCPTPCHRHTTCGECLTSQGADGGWQECMWSPWLNQCMSPTFLHLRCAVGECGPVAQGASDNCPTQCFANTQCSHCLHQAWCGWCPVPGFNGTGICLSGGLLGPIDGVCSSQEISSIHGPLPAAVANATIGGISGNPQWKYLTCPPEDECTNGNHDCGENEDCTDTYTSFECNCKAGYERESDDSPCKPVCTQMCGDHGVCIAPEQCECFFGYVGHNCSTECLCNGHSNCLSERDRHVCLECHNNTKGDHCEHCLPLFVGYPVDGGSCTPCIEHCNGNTNQCLSVHQYEDYRSTFPTRPIHNISELFDSGPLTDDVFCIGCSNHSEGDRCETCIDGYFKLDEHCQRCDCNGHGDTCDKVDGECNVCQNNTLSPSCPSDKYPEPCWEHQCSQCLNDLFKGTPTDSHQCYRQMHVDNDICFNPESQNDCPINPVPLPDGASSFFVIMPKYSDLDIRLTVDITYGALDVYLTYDSDVFIVEYDEETQEQMIRIDENYISAAMQRKRRSIQEIIAPSRERRSSNSSISTTVDPDQSELNEIESHGLNTFISIEDEHFITLVQNLQNRLVITFPKRYHTLTSRRFYIALMGRGVEDQNATQGIMYFRQDQPHIDLFIFFSVFLSCFFLFLAFLIGIWKVKVGVEARQHRRMHLLEMEHRASRPFGQVLLYYESPSIQTHPASSGTTKSQSLPKKHHRLGRRGKADNVGGGAATNRDTEETALNSDIINERFIPGLIASEPTDDGMATVGTVVFALPGQMRAPVRACLGSALVTLKTVAKQTQDSQNTTRQQRQGKNMKSAILCNTNNRR; encoded by the exons gtgCCAGTGAAGACGGGACCTTCTTAGGAACAATCTACAAGTATGATCTTCAGCTGCTTCAGGGATGGGAAGAGATCACTCCTCGTGGTGGGCTGGAAAGAGAAGTCAGACTACGAGATCACTCAAGTGTATATCACTATGATACCAAGTCTATTATCGTCTTCGGTGGACTAAAATCACCTCAAAC GCACAATACACTAGTGAGTAGTAGAATAAACACTGTGTATGCCTTTCAGTTTGAGGATCGCTACTGGACCAAGCTGGCCTCGTCTGGAAGTGTAAGAGCTAGGTCTTACCACACAGCAAACATCATAGGCAACTATATGGTGGTATACG GAGGAAACGTCCATCACCATCTCTCGAACACCGGTGGTTTTGTGGTGGTAGAGGATTATGGTGACCATGAAAAATGCTTTGAAGATGGGATAGAACTGTATCACCTCGGATGCCATAAATGGATATCATTCAGTGAGATGGCCGGAGACTTTCAAG AACCTGGACCATACAATCCTCACACCGTCACAAAGGGACGATTTGCCCATAGTGCAGTGGTACGAGACCAAACAACCTTGGTCGTCATCGGTGGATTCAACGGAGTCACTCAGAGCGATGTTTTCGCCGTCAAGATGCCTGGCACCGTTTCTATCAACCCCGCAACAGCAAACCAAAGTTTGAATCCATGTGGCTCTCATAAAAG TGAGAATAATTGCACCCTTGATCCAGCGTGTGGTTGGTGTCCTCAGTCTAGCACCTGTCTGGGCTTCTCTGATAGTCAG TCTTGTTCAGGCACACTGCTCCAGCCCGAGTGTCCGGGTATATGCAGTGCTCTGATCACATGTGAGGCTTGTATGCTGTGGGGTCAGGGAGCCCAGACAGCGACCTTTGACCCTGAGGTCACCCATGTCAACGAGCAGTGTGGCTGGTGTGTGCAGGATCGTGCCTGTTACTCTCTATCGG CTCCATCGGGTACGTGTGATCCATCTGCCGGTGATTCTGGTGCGTGGTGGGGACCTTCATCAACCTTCATTGCATCCTTTGACCAGTGTAAGACTGCTGACTTTCCTCCTGGTATAACCATGATGAGATACACCCATCCGCAGAACTTATCTTATCCAGATCAG GTGTCCATAATAACAACTACCCAGCAGACAGTCAGCTACTACCCTGTCCTGCAATCCTCAGAGGTGAGCGCTGGTGGGTACTACACAGTGGTCTTCAAGGGATTCCTCTACCCTCAGGGCGCAACGTCGCCATCGGTCTGGATCAAGGCCACCAGAGCAGAGGCTACTCTGACCATGAGCACGGATGAAAACCCTTCGAATGCA GTGAAGGTAGCTGAAAGAGCTCTAAGCAGTACAAACGAGTCGCCCATCCTGGCCAAGCGTACTCCTACCACCGATCCTATCTTCCCTGACACCAGCCCGGGGACCAAGTACTATACGATCATGGAGGAGAGGAAAGAGATCACATCAAACATGCAATACATCAGCTCTGCTATGGAACTTCGCTGGAATGGTTATGTTCCCAGTGGTCTCACATACCAT AGCTTCACCTCAGACTACCTCCAGCCGTACAAATCCGACTCCTGCACCAATTACTCCACCTGCCGGGGGTGTCTGACCGATGCTGCGTGTGGCTGGTGTCCTGTGAGCGATACGTGTGAGCTCCGGGATGGACCAACCCTTTCCATGGACCGCTGCGGGACTTCCTCGAGACCCATCGAGCACTATCTGGTCTTGGATGTGGACAATTGTGGGAATTGCAGTCAGCATTGGAACTGTGACCTGTGCACGTCG gaTCCGTTGTGTGAGTGGATGAATGCTGATGTATCCTGTACCAGGCGAGGGCGCTTTGACCACGCGTTGAAGGATCCAGGAGAGTGTCCTCCAAAGTGCCAGGA gATCACTGACTGCAAGAGTTGCATTGATATCAAGAACTGTGCATGGTGTGCCGACACGATGACCTGTTTACACTTTCCAACGTACATCTCTTCCTTTATCCATGGGGAGTGTTCTCACTGGTTTGATCA gGAAGACTCTGTCTGTCCATCTTGTTCTGCTCATCAGAACTGCCCTGACTGTCTGGATACCTTCCAGTGCGGCTGGTGCGGGAATACAAACGATCCAGACATTGGAGT TTGTCAGTCTGGGGATTTCAACGGCCCCTACTCCACTATGAACTGTTCGGCCTCTGTGTCTGAAGCCCACGAGACATCCATTCTATCGCCAGCTGACTGGTCGTACGAACAATGTCCGGATGTTGATGAGTGCAGACTTGACCGACATGATTGCCATGCCAATGCTACATGTACTAATACGTATGAGGGATTTGATTGCAGGTGTAACTATGGATTCAAAGGGGATGGAAGGATCTCGTGTAATAGCAC ATGCTTCCATACATGTGAGTTTGGCTACTGCAGTGGCTCACCAGACTTTGAGTGTATCTGTGACCTTGGCTGGACTGGGGTTAGCTGCAACATAAGCTGCGGGTGCAACAATCACAGCACTTGCGTCAATGGGGTGGGACTGTGTGACCAATGTCAAG AATGGTCTACCGGCTCCCACTGTCAGTATTGTTTACCAGGTAGCTATGGCGATGCTACTTCACCCACTGGCTGTGTGGAGTGTGATTGCCATGGTCATGGGAACGCATCTTTGGGTAACTGTGATGGATCGACGGGTGTCTGTTATTGTACTGGTAATACACTGGGAGACTATTGTGAGACGTGTGAAGAAGGTTTCTTTGGAGAACCACA GAATGGCGGAAAGTGCTACCAGAAGTGCAATGGGCGATCCATACTGACCAACGTCCATTCCTCAAGACTAGGTTCCTTTGAGGGTCTTGGTGTGCAGGATCCCAATCATGGATACTGTCTCTGGGTTTTGACTACCTTCGACAGTCTGGTCCAAGCTTCGGGAGCACTCAGCTCTCCTGGAGCCATAACACTTACAGTAGACACCCTGGATGTAGAGTGTGGG CGAGATTACGTTCATGTCTACGACGGCATCCCTCAACATCTATGGGAAAACTTTGGTGtatctatggaaagccaagagATTGGGGCTTACTGCGGTCACTCATCTAGCTCAGACATCACAACAACTTCATATTCAG GTGTAATGACAATTGCCTTCCAAGCCAATGTTAGTGCGACATCGCCGACGCAGGGCTTCACCGCGGTCTACGACGTCCGCACCTGCCAGGAGGATTGCGACGGTAACTGGCACTGTGCCAACGAAGACGAGGATGAAGTGGAGGACGATCAGGTGTGCGAATGCAGGGCGGGGTTTACTGGTGATGACTGTGAAGAGGAGATATGCCCTGACGACTGTGGGTTGCTTGAGGGGCGTGGGATGTGTAATGAT CATCTACTCCTTTGCATATGCAACGAGGGCTACAGCGGTGCTGCATGTGATATCGTTACAGCGCCCTCAAAGTCTGATTCGAAAGCAGTGTGGTCTCTTCTCTACGACGCCAATCGGCTGAGCTCTAACTCTAACGTTGGTCCGACCAGTCGTATGGGTCACACCATGGTCGCGGACGGGGATGGAAAGTTCTGGCTGTTTGGAGGTTACTCCCAGGATAATCAACGCTTGAATGATGTCTGGAG ctatgaccCATCATCATCCCAGTGGACGCACCATTCTACAGGAAACGCTCTGGCGCCCTCTGCCCGTAACTACCATGCAGCTTCGTACGTAGCCCCTGATAAGATGATTATCAGCGGAGGGCTATCTGATAGCGAGGTCCTGAGTGACTGGTGGATGTTTTCACTGACCCATCACACGTGGTCTGATATATCG AATCCCATTGATGACCTAGAGATAGCAGGGCATACAATGACGATGGTTGACGATAGAACCCTTATAGTCATCGGGGGCTACTCACCAACATTGGGCCTGATGTCAGAAATCATTCACTTTGACACAAATACGCTGACTGGTCATTTCAAGTCATCTCAGGGAACTCCACCGACAg GTATATTTGGTCATTCTGCTGTGTGGCACAACGAGACAAATACCATCTATGTGTTTGGGGGTTACCGATTCCACCTACAAGCCCTAGCAATCTCTGACAAGCTCTATGCCTACCATGCCCCATCGGCTGGCTGGAGTATACTGCCTTCGGAGGGATATAAG CCGGAAGCACGCATGTACCACTCGGCGGTGACCTTCTCTAACTACATGCTTGTGTTGGGAGGCTTTGCGGAGGGAGAGGAACTCAACGATAACGTACTGGTCTACCATTACTCCTGCAATAAGTGGCAGTCTTTAGATGGACAAG GTTGGTCCACTGGAGCCCAACCCAGGGCTCTCCACAGTCACGCAGCCACCACCAAGGATGATACCGTCTACCTCTTCGGGGGCTACGATGGCTCCACCTACGGATCCATGAACACAGCCGACATGCCTTCAGATCTCTGTAACCTGCATACCACCAGTGAGGGATGTTTATCTTCGCCGGGATGCTCGGCTTGTGTGATGAGTAATTCCACCTTGGTTGCATGCTTCTCGTATGATGACGACTCATCCTCTAG CTGTGAGTCTCCGAACCAGTTGTTGAACGGTACCCTATGCAACAATGCATTGATTGAAGGTAGGAACTGTAGTAAGCTGACCATCTGCAGTGAGTGTGTTACGGTCTACCCATCACATCTATCAGCACAACAg ACCTGTAAGTGGTGTTACAATTGCCCCGATGGTGCCTGCATCCCGACTGCTGCTAACTGCATGGAGGAACACAACTGTCAGGTGGAGACCCAGAAAGAGATCCATGATAGAAGTCAGTGTTCTGAGACTAACTGTGAAGCAAGTGATTGCACCAAGTGTACCACAGGAAACAGCGCGTGTGTTTGGACCAGGCAATTTAAACGTTCAA GTGAGACAAGGCGCCTCCTGAACTACCGTCCCATCTATGACTGGAATTGCTTCAGTAACCACCTACTCACCGTGGCTCCCCACCACTACAACATCTCTGCGATCCCTCCCCTATCCTGCCCCACCCCATGCCATCGGCATACCACCTGTGGTGAGTGCCTGACTTCGCAGGGGGCCGATGGGGGCTGGCAGGAGTGCATGTGGAGCCCTTGGTTGAACCAG TGCATGTCGCCAACATTCCTCCACCTACGCTGCGCCGTGGGCGAGTGCGGACCCGTAGCCCAAGGGGCGTCGGACAACTGCCCCACCCAGTGTTTTGCCAACACCCAGTGTTCCCATTGCCTCCACCAGGCGTGGTGCGGTTGGTGCCCGGTCCCTGGTTTCAATGGGACCGGTATCTGCCTGTCCGGTGGTCTGTTGGGTCCTATCGATGGTGTATGCTCTAGTCAGGAGATTAGTTCCATCCATGGTCCTCTACCTG CTGCTGTAGCGAATGCCACCATAGGAGGCATTTCTGGAAACCCACAATGGAAGTACCTTACATGTCCACCAGAGGATGAATGCACTAACGGCAATCATGACTGTGGGGAGAATGAGGACTGTACCGATACTTACACATCATTTGAATGCAACTGTAAGGCTGGATATGAGAGAGAAAG TGATGACAGTCCCTGCAAGCCAGTTTGCACCCAGATGTGTGGTGATCATGGAGTGTGCATTGCCCCTGAGCAGTGTGAATGCTTCTTTGGCTACGTTGGGCACAACTGCAGCACCGAGTGTCTGTGTAATGGTCACAGTAATTGTCTCAGTGAAAGAGATAGACACGTCTGTTTGGAGTGCCATAATAACACAAAG GGTGATCATTGTGAGCATTGCTTGCCGCTGTTCGTCGGTTATCCAGTAGACGGTGGTTCCTGCACACCATGCATAGAGCATTGCAATGGAAACACCAACCAATGTCTCTCAGTGCACCAGTATGAGGATTATCGTAGCACTTTCCCAACAAGACCCATACACAAT ATCTCAGAGCTGTTTGACAGTGGTCCACTAACAGACGATGTCTTCTGCATCGGATGTAGTAACCACAGCGAGGGCGACCGCTGTGAGACCTGTATAGATGGTTACTTCAAACTTGACGAACACTGCCAGAG ATGTGACTGCAATGGCCACGGTGATACATGTGATAAGGTTGATGGAGAATGCAATGTGTGCCAGAATAACACCTTGTCACCCTCATGTCCTTCTGATAAATACCCTGAACCATGCTGGGAGCACCAG TGTTCCCAATGCCTGAATGATCTGTTTAAAGGCACACCTACCGACAGTCATCAATGTTACAGACAGATGCACGTTGATAATGATATATGCTTCAATCCAGAAAGCCAAAATG attgtccAATCAACCCTGTACCTCTGCCCGATGGTGCCTCATCTTTCTTTGTCATCATGCCCAAGTATTCAGACCTTGATATTAGGTTAACGGTTGATATCACGTACGGCGCCCTCGATGTCTACCTCACCTACGACTCGGACGTCTTCATAGTAGAGTATGATGAGGAAACCCAGGAGCAGATGATTCGTATTGATGAGAACTATATCAGCGCAGCTATGCAACGAAAGAGGAGGTCCATTCAAGAGATCATCGCACCAAGCAGGGAGCGTCGATCATCCAACTCGTCAATCTCAACGACAGTAGACCCCGACCAGAGCGAACTGAACGAAATCGAGTCGCACGGCTTGAACACATTCATCAGCATCGAGGACGAGCACTTCATCACGCTCGTCCAAAACCTCCAGAACAGGCTCGTTATCACGTTCCCGAAGCGCTACCACACCTTGACCTCGCGCCGCTTCTACATCGCCCTGATGGGACGGGGCGTCGAGGACCAAAACGCGACGCAGGGCATCATGTATTTTCGTCAGGACCAACCCCATATCGacctcttcattttcttctccgTCTTCCTTTCctgtttcttcctcttcttgGCGTTCCTGATCGGCATCTGGAAAGTAAAGGTTGGTGTGGAGGCGCGCCAACACAGACGCATGCATCTCCTGGAGATGGAACACCGGGCCAGTCGACCATTCGGTCAGGTCCTACTCTACTACGAGAGCCCTAGCATCCAAACACATCCTGCTTCAAGTGGGACGACTAAGAGTCAGTCATTACCCAAGAAGCATCATAGACTTGGTAGGAGAGGTAAGGCTGATAATGTAGGAGGGGGAGCAGCAACTAACAGGGACACAGAGGAAACAGCTCTCAACTCGGATATTATTAAT GAGAGATTTATACCAGGCCTTATAGCTTCCGAACCAACAGACGATGGCATGGCAACTGTGGGCACTGTCGTGTTTGCTCTACCTGGCCAAATGAGGGCGCCAGTTAGAGCGTGTCTCGGGTCGGCCCTCGTCACGCTGAAAACCGTCGCGAAGCAGACGCAAGACTCGCAAAACACCACGCGGCAACAGAGGCAAGGAAAGAACATGAAATCAGCTATTTTGTGTAACACAAATAACAGAAGATAG